A window of Fusarium falciforme chromosome 1, complete sequence genomic DNA:
CTCGACGCTCCACTGCTTGATGTTTTTAaagtccttgaccttggattGCACAACATCATACGCCTGTTGTGGAATCGCAGACCACAGCGTGCAACCAAGCATCGTAATCTCAGACTTGGGATCATCCCATCTGGTCCTATGTAGCAGAACAACCCTGCCAGCCAGAGAAGCCTCAGACACGAGATGTCTAGCCATGTCAACCCCAGCTTCATAGTCCAGGCCGTAAAATTCATGGTTGCCCAGCACCAAAAACACTCTCTCAAACCGGGAAGCCTGGTTCTCCATGAAACCTAAGTATCCATCGTAGTCGATCAACCGCCCTACGTCTCCCCCTAGGAGCAGATAAGGCGCTGTCGCGGGGAAGCTGTACGAGGAATACTGCTGCCCGAACTCGAGGTGCAGGTCAGAGAGGGCCTGTATCCAGGGCTGTGACTGCTCTGCCGAGTTGCCTCTCGGGAACGAGGCCATCCTGACACGAAGGCGAGTCGACGAGGCGGTAACAGATCTTGCCGGTTTAGAAAAAGACCTTGACAATGGGTACTAACTGCGGGTCCTTTCGCGCCTTGACATCGCGTGCTACGGTTAACAAGAGggcttaaaaaaaaattagctattacttagttattttataaattattataagtttttatataatattatattaatcttattttttaaaaatagttttttaaaaacCTAGTATCTAGCCTTCATGCATTCGCTAAACAGGCGTCCATTGCAATTCCTCCCTACGACTGTGTGCAACCCCTTTTCCAAACCTCCGGTAAAAAAGAATTCCTTCTCTAAAGATTCATCCCCCACGGGTGACACTAAGAAAACTTTCCGTCCGCTCCTCAGCTCGGAAGCCATGATGGTCGCAACCAACTGACAATGCACTAACGGGTATCCAGAATCCTCCCAGCAGTGGCCAACGGCTTTAAGGAGCGGCCATAATAGGACCACAAGCCTCTATTGCCTTGTCACAGCTCCCCTTCGTCTCGGCAAGGCGGCACTGAAGTACCTCAGTCTCGCATTGCGGCACGGCTGCACCTATACTCGCACATTCCGTGGTATTTAGATACACCTCTTCTCCTGCACATAGAGTATCATAGTACGAAGGTGCCGAGAAGCCCATATCGATGAAAGGGCTGATCATCACGGTGCTTTTCACGTCCACGGGCACGTGAGGGCCTCCAAGATTGTCGTCGAGAAGAAAGGCTGTCACGACAGGAGCCAGGAAGCCGCCCCAGGATTCTCCGATGACGTGAAACTCACGATTGCCGAGTTCAGGAAATACCTCTGTAGAAAACTTGCG
This region includes:
- a CDS encoding Metallophos domain-containing protein translates to MASFPRGNSAEQSQPWIQALSDLHLEFGQQYSSYSFPATAPYLLLGGDVGRLIDYDGYLGFMENQASRFERVFLVLGNHEFYGLDYEAGVDMARHLVSEASLAGRVVLLHRTRWDDPKSEITMLGCTLWSAIPQQAYDVVQSKVKDFKNIKQWSVEKHNTLHAEEHLWLREQVAQASTRQILVVTHHAPRVEGTSRPQHVGNPWTCAFATDLMDQTWDGVRIWVFGHTHYSTEVVLGSGIRLLANQRGYVMPESEGSRGNSGDGHVFDDGLVISTSWEVERSK